In a single window of the Phycisphaerales bacterium genome:
- the murB gene encoding UDP-N-acetylmuramate dehydrogenase, producing the protein MNWWRGFEDICRPDEPLAQYCWYGLGGPARWFLTPRNEEELAAVVARCAEYAVPWRVLGRGANLLVRDAGFDGAVLKLSGPGWEWLHIRGLDVSAGAGIDFTKLVRETVDRGLGGLENLAGIPGSLGGIVRMNAGGKYGSIATYVRSVRVVTPAGIAEERPAAALEFAYRHTTLHGAIITAATLALTTSDETALLTRFRDIWTEKSGSQPAVAARSAGCIFKNAAEPAGKLIDQAGLKGKRCGGAEISTRHANFIIAHPGATAQDVLDLVALIQERVREYAGVTLELEIEVW; encoded by the coding sequence ATGAACTGGTGGCGCGGCTTCGAGGACATCTGCCGGCCTGACGAGCCGCTGGCGCAATATTGCTGGTACGGCCTGGGAGGCCCGGCGCGCTGGTTTCTGACGCCGCGTAACGAAGAGGAACTCGCGGCCGTGGTGGCGCGCTGTGCCGAGTACGCAGTACCTTGGCGCGTGCTGGGCCGCGGGGCGAATCTGCTTGTGCGTGACGCGGGCTTCGACGGTGCGGTGCTCAAGCTCAGCGGCCCGGGCTGGGAGTGGCTGCACATCCGTGGATTGGACGTCAGTGCCGGTGCCGGTATCGATTTCACCAAGCTGGTCCGTGAAACGGTCGACCGTGGGCTCGGCGGGCTGGAAAACCTGGCGGGCATCCCTGGTTCGCTGGGTGGCATCGTCCGAATGAACGCCGGCGGCAAGTACGGCAGCATTGCCACCTATGTCCGCAGTGTGCGCGTCGTTACGCCCGCGGGGATAGCCGAGGAGCGCCCCGCGGCGGCACTCGAGTTTGCTTACCGGCATACCACGCTGCACGGCGCGATCATCACGGCCGCCACACTCGCACTGACTACGAGTGATGAAACGGCCCTGCTCACCCGTTTCCGGGACATCTGGACGGAGAAGAGCGGGAGCCAGCCGGCGGTGGCGGCGCGCTCCGCCGGCTGCATTTTCAAGAACGCCGCTGAACCGGCCGGCAAGCTGATCGATCAGGCCGGGCTGAAAGGGAAGCGGTGTGGGGGGGCGGAGATCAGCACGCGGCACGCCAACTTCATCATCGCGCACCCGGGTGCGACTGCGCAGGACGTGCTAGACTTGGTCGCCCTGATCCAGGAACGCGTTCGGGAATATGCCGGCGTTACACTGGAACTGGAGATCGAAGTGTGGTGA
- the murC gene encoding UDP-N-acetylmuramate--L-alanine ligase, whose amino-acid sequence MTLTAVPEPTAGPVPHELPPELEHLRIHLVGIGGCGMSALAALLLRRGTRISGSDRADSQVLSQLVESGAAITTVQRAESVPGNADLVVTSAAIPPNHPELMEARRRGLQVFKYAELLGAVMARYEGVAISGTHGKSTTTAWLTYVLRRAGLDPNFVVGATVGQLGGSSGVGVGRQFIAEACEFDRSFLNLRPRHAAILNIEEDHLDCYADLQAIRTAFGEFARLVPEDGTLVLNGHDPQCALLSAELQAAGRTAPLTFGYDPTFTWSAVAVRLTKGTYSFEVCHRGKVLGRVQPLLAGRHNVLNALAVIALAERCGVTWTALQPGLVEFRGADRRLELRGEVEGVRILDDYAHHPTEIRATLQAARERFSPRRLWCVFQPHQHSRTRFLLSDFAQSFSQADHVLVPDIYFVRDTQRDRELVSAEDLVREIRARGGDAQYLPQFEALSAQLAEAARPGDVVITMGAGNIWKVADELVARLRGHLPA is encoded by the coding sequence ATGACGCTCACAGCCGTACCTGAACCCACGGCGGGTCCCGTGCCCCACGAATTGCCTCCCGAGCTTGAACATCTGCGAATTCACCTGGTCGGTATCGGCGGGTGCGGGATGTCGGCGCTCGCGGCGCTGCTCCTGCGGAGAGGGACACGCATCAGCGGATCAGATCGTGCCGATTCACAAGTCTTATCGCAGCTGGTCGAGTCGGGTGCGGCGATCACCACGGTGCAGCGAGCCGAATCCGTCCCCGGCAATGCGGACCTCGTGGTCACTTCGGCCGCGATTCCTCCGAACCACCCCGAGCTGATGGAGGCCCGGCGGCGTGGTTTGCAGGTGTTCAAGTACGCGGAATTGCTGGGCGCCGTGATGGCCCGCTACGAAGGTGTTGCGATCAGCGGTACGCACGGCAAGAGTACGACCACCGCGTGGCTAACTTATGTCTTGCGACGCGCGGGGCTCGATCCGAACTTCGTCGTGGGTGCGACGGTCGGGCAACTGGGCGGCAGCAGTGGAGTGGGCGTTGGTCGACAGTTCATTGCTGAGGCGTGCGAGTTCGACCGCTCTTTTCTGAACCTCCGCCCGCGGCATGCCGCGATTCTGAACATCGAAGAAGACCACCTCGACTGCTACGCGGATCTACAGGCGATTCGGACGGCGTTTGGCGAGTTCGCGCGGCTCGTACCCGAGGACGGCACGCTGGTGCTAAACGGCCACGATCCACAATGCGCGCTGCTCAGCGCGGAGCTGCAAGCCGCGGGCCGAACCGCGCCGCTTACCTTTGGCTACGATCCGACGTTCACCTGGTCGGCGGTCGCTGTGCGACTCACGAAAGGCACCTACAGCTTCGAAGTGTGCCATCGGGGGAAAGTGCTGGGCCGCGTGCAGCCGCTGCTGGCCGGGCGGCACAACGTACTGAATGCGCTGGCCGTCATCGCGCTGGCGGAGCGCTGCGGGGTCACGTGGACGGCCTTGCAACCGGGTCTCGTGGAGTTTCGCGGTGCGGATCGGCGGCTGGAGCTGCGTGGCGAAGTCGAGGGAGTGCGCATTCTCGACGATTACGCCCATCACCCGACGGAAATTCGTGCAACCCTGCAGGCCGCGCGGGAACGCTTCAGTCCGCGGCGGTTGTGGTGCGTGTTCCAGCCGCACCAGCATTCGCGGACGCGTTTTCTCCTGAGTGACTTTGCCCAGAGTTTCTCGCAGGCCGACCATGTGCTGGTGCCGGACATCTACTTTGTGCGTGATACGCAGCGTGATCGCGAACTGGTGTCGGCCGAGGATCTCGTGCGCGAGATTCGGGCGCGCGGTGGGGACGCGCAGTACCTGCCGCAGTTTGAGGCGTTGAGCGCGCAGCTCGCGGAAGCGGCCCGACCTGGAGATGTCGTAATCACCATGGGCGCAGGTAATATCTGGAAGGTCGCCGATGAACTGGTGGCGCGGCTTCGAGGACATCTGCCGGCCTGA